From Amycolatopsis sp. YIM 10, the proteins below share one genomic window:
- the mycP gene encoding type VII secretion-associated serine protease mycosin, producing the protein MTGSRLAAAAVVAAAMVVHPGVATAAPPPGACGDADPASPTVTEVPWAQRTLDTKTVHEHGTGAGVVVAVVDSGVDADHPQLRQSGKVQPGQDFFLVGDLPGSFDCVSHGTGIASIVAAAPTPGIGFTGLAPDATILPVRISESDTTDGATQAIDPEVLARGIWYAVDQGADVINLSVAGGLDNVYVRDAVRYAVEKDVVVVAAAGNAQEGAAPGPASYPAGYDGVLGVGAVDMTGTRLPSSQIGPQVDLVAPGAGVLSAARAGGHQYRDGTSFAAPFVSATAALVRAARPELSAKEVVRRILATASPAPGGRDSAAYGAGLVNPYRALTDGLVTAGPLAVPAVRRPVPDPAQVRLAEWWDDSTSTAWIIAILTGAVAALGAITALVLVRGRRGGWRPRRTVLPPAEPPRDDLPDEMFVVPPPPAER; encoded by the coding sequence ATGACCGGTAGCAGGCTGGCGGCGGCGGCCGTGGTCGCGGCCGCCATGGTCGTCCACCCCGGCGTGGCGACGGCGGCACCGCCGCCGGGCGCTTGCGGCGATGCCGACCCGGCGAGCCCCACGGTCACCGAGGTGCCCTGGGCGCAGCGGACGCTGGACACGAAGACCGTGCACGAGCACGGCACCGGCGCCGGGGTGGTGGTCGCCGTGGTCGACTCCGGCGTGGACGCCGACCATCCCCAGCTGCGGCAGTCCGGAAAGGTCCAGCCCGGCCAGGACTTCTTCCTCGTCGGCGACCTCCCCGGCAGCTTCGACTGCGTCTCACACGGCACGGGAATCGCCAGCATCGTCGCGGCGGCACCGACCCCCGGTATCGGATTCACCGGCCTGGCGCCGGACGCCACGATCCTGCCGGTCCGGATCAGCGAAAGCGACACGACCGACGGCGCCACCCAGGCCATCGACCCCGAGGTACTCGCCAGGGGCATCTGGTACGCGGTCGACCAAGGTGCCGACGTCATCAATCTTTCCGTCGCGGGCGGACTCGACAACGTCTACGTGCGCGACGCGGTCCGGTACGCGGTGGAGAAGGACGTGGTCGTGGTGGCCGCCGCGGGCAACGCCCAGGAGGGCGCCGCGCCCGGCCCGGCGAGCTATCCCGCCGGCTACGACGGAGTGCTCGGGGTCGGTGCCGTGGACATGACCGGCACCCGCCTGCCCAGCTCGCAGATCGGACCGCAGGTGGATCTCGTGGCCCCGGGGGCCGGGGTGCTCAGCGCCGCGAGAGCGGGCGGGCATCAGTACCGCGACGGCACCAGCTTCGCGGCACCGTTCGTGTCGGCGACCGCGGCACTGGTGCGCGCGGCCCGGCCGGAGCTGTCCGCCAAGGAAGTCGTGCGGCGGATCCTCGCCACCGCGAGCCCGGCGCCGGGCGGCCGCGACAGCGCCGCCTACGGGGCCGGGCTGGTCAACCCGTACCGGGCCCTCACCGACGGCCTGGTGACCGCGGGCCCTCTCGCCGTGCCCGCCGTGCGGCGTCCCGTGCCCGATCCCGCACAGGTGCGCCTCGCCGAATGGTGGGACGACAGCACCTCGACGGCGTGGATCATCGCGATCCTCACCGGTGCTGTGGCCGCACTGGGCGCGATCACGGCGCTCGTGCTGGTCCGGGGACGGCGGGGCGGCTGGCGACCTCGTCGCACTGTCCTTCCGCCGGCCGAGCCCCCGCGCGACGACCTGCCGGACGAGATGTTCGTGGTACCGCCACCACCGGCGGAACGCTGA
- the eccD gene encoding type VII secretion integral membrane protein EccD, producing MTTNLVRVTIDAPARRIDLALPERASVAEVLPGLLRRAGESLADDGVTDGGWLLRKTDGTALGLSASLGTCGIRDGEVLHLVSRRLHWPELEYDDLADTIAQGAGRTGRPWGPVHTRAAGLLTGAFAATLALVAVVRAGPPWTTAAWVAFCCCAALLVAGTALARALGDAGAGAVVAALGLPFAFVGGGLLLGDGPQATGFGAPHVLAACSALVVASALGYVGVVERAELFIAGVTAGLLGGLASWLASLDALDGVDGAAVATVVALLFSPLFGPLSTRLGRVPMPVLPRSTADLVRDDPQPPRHAVYAAVLRADQLLTGAIGGTATVAVLCQFVVARQAGASVVVLLSVLSVGFCLRARLYPALRHRAPLLLTGVAGAGALVTGPVMAESDVLLAVTTPVLLAVAGLAILLGLGHSKRLPSPFFGRFAELLEIGIVLACVPVLCAVLGLYGLVRGLGG from the coding sequence ATGACGACGAACCTCGTCAGAGTGACCATCGACGCACCGGCCCGGCGGATCGACCTGGCGCTGCCCGAGCGCGCCTCGGTGGCCGAGGTCCTGCCAGGCCTCCTGCGCCGCGCCGGGGAGAGCCTCGCCGACGACGGGGTGACCGACGGCGGCTGGCTGCTGCGCAAGACCGACGGCACCGCGCTCGGCCTCAGCGCATCCCTTGGCACCTGCGGCATCCGCGACGGCGAGGTACTGCACCTGGTGTCCCGCCGCCTGCACTGGCCCGAGCTGGAGTACGACGACCTCGCCGACACCATCGCGCAGGGCGCCGGGCGTACCGGCCGGCCGTGGGGGCCGGTGCACACCCGTGCCGCGGGCCTGCTCACCGGAGCGTTCGCGGCCACCCTCGCCCTGGTGGCGGTGGTCAGGGCCGGGCCACCGTGGACAACAGCGGCGTGGGTCGCTTTCTGTTGCTGCGCGGCCCTGCTCGTCGCCGGGACCGCGCTGGCCCGCGCACTGGGCGACGCGGGCGCCGGCGCTGTCGTCGCCGCGCTGGGATTGCCGTTCGCCTTCGTCGGCGGCGGGCTGCTGCTCGGCGATGGCCCGCAGGCCACGGGTTTCGGCGCACCGCACGTACTCGCCGCGTGCTCGGCGCTCGTGGTGGCCTCCGCACTGGGATACGTCGGCGTGGTCGAGCGCGCCGAACTGTTCATCGCGGGCGTCACCGCGGGTCTGCTGGGTGGCCTGGCGTCCTGGCTGGCCAGCCTGGACGCGTTGGACGGGGTGGACGGCGCCGCGGTCGCGACGGTGGTGGCGCTGCTGTTCTCGCCGCTGTTCGGCCCGCTGTCCACCCGGCTGGGCAGGGTGCCGATGCCGGTGCTGCCGCGCAGCACCGCCGACCTCGTGCGGGACGACCCGCAGCCGCCGCGGCACGCGGTGTACGCCGCGGTGCTGCGGGCCGACCAGCTGCTCACCGGCGCGATCGGCGGTACGGCCACGGTCGCCGTGCTGTGCCAGTTCGTGGTGGCCAGGCAGGCGGGCGCATCGGTCGTCGTGCTGCTCTCCGTGCTCTCGGTCGGCTTCTGCCTGCGCGCCCGGCTCTACCCGGCCCTGCGGCACCGGGCCCCGTTGCTGCTGACCGGCGTGGCGGGCGCGGGTGCGCTGGTCACCGGCCCGGTGATGGCCGAATCGGACGTCCTGCTCGCCGTGACCACGCCCGTCCTGCTCGCCGTGGCCGGTCTGGCGATTCTGCTGGGCCTCGGCCACAGCAAGCGCCTGCCGAGCCCGTTCTTCGGCAGGTTCGCCGAGTTGCTGGAAATCGGGATCGTGCTGGCGTGCGTGCCCGTGCTGTGCGCGGTACTGGGCCTGTACGGGCTCGTGCGCGGACTGGGCGGCTGA
- a CDS encoding protein kinase gives MRVTHDPAGTMTPLGEGPVATVLSGVDGTAAFALKTYPGPIDRRTRGLLDAELRRLGGLRARAHVLVADRVEELPDGRCALRMELCAQSLPQLVASFGPLTIPDALAVGSALAAALAAAHAAGVVHGGVTPGNVLFRPSGEPVLADFGLALRHAFPADVSTGADFLAPETVRDGTRDERTDLYGLGAVLYFALAGSSPHQGRLGEQVDERLLRTLSSEVPALERTDLPPGLGQLVSALLAKNPDARPLDAAAVAARLGPPRAQPVFDDFGDAFASNVARPQPSAPVHRPAAAAPRGELLVQYGPGDKARSKPRTGAVVTTVGALSVLAVAVVVLVLNQPVKPDAPIVPAGIAAPEPGPSGGQPVLLELADPVDKGNYVELSWRGSEPLDFVVVIAPEGQEAHTEYVGRANTYRGRIDPVLRYCFLIQGATSSGYVQSQPKPIREATCTNE, from the coding sequence ATGAGGGTTACGCACGATCCGGCGGGCACGATGACTCCTCTCGGCGAAGGCCCGGTGGCCACGGTGCTTTCCGGTGTCGACGGGACTGCCGCGTTCGCCCTCAAGACGTACCCGGGGCCGATCGACCGGCGCACCCGTGGCCTGCTGGACGCCGAACTGCGCAGGCTGGGCGGGTTGCGGGCGCGGGCGCACGTGCTCGTGGCCGACCGGGTGGAGGAACTGCCCGACGGCCGGTGCGCGCTGCGGATGGAGCTGTGTGCCCAGTCGCTGCCGCAACTGGTCGCCTCGTTCGGCCCTCTGACCATTCCGGACGCGCTCGCCGTGGGCAGTGCACTGGCCGCGGCGCTCGCGGCCGCCCACGCGGCCGGCGTGGTGCATGGCGGCGTCACCCCCGGCAACGTGCTGTTTCGACCGTCCGGGGAGCCGGTGCTCGCCGATTTCGGCTTGGCCCTGCGCCACGCCTTCCCCGCGGATGTGAGCACCGGGGCGGACTTCCTGGCTCCGGAGACCGTGCGGGACGGCACCAGGGACGAGCGGACGGACCTGTACGGGCTCGGGGCCGTGCTGTACTTCGCGCTGGCCGGTTCGTCGCCGCACCAGGGGCGGCTCGGTGAGCAGGTGGACGAGCGGCTGCTGCGCACGCTCAGCAGCGAGGTGCCCGCGCTGGAGCGCACCGACCTGCCGCCAGGACTGGGCCAGCTGGTGTCCGCGCTGCTGGCGAAGAACCCGGACGCGCGGCCGCTGGACGCGGCGGCGGTGGCGGCCAGACTGGGCCCGCCGCGCGCGCAGCCCGTGTTCGACGACTTCGGTGACGCCTTCGCGAGCAACGTCGCCAGACCCCAGCCGTCCGCGCCCGTGCACCGGCCCGCTGCGGCCGCGCCGCGGGGTGAGTTGCTGGTGCAGTACGGGCCGGGAGACAAGGCGCGGAGCAAGCCGAGGACCGGTGCCGTCGTCACCACCGTCGGCGCGCTGTCCGTATTGGCCGTCGCGGTGGTGGTGTTGGTGCTGAACCAGCCCGTGAAACCCGACGCGCCGATCGTCCCGGCCGGTATCGCCGCGCCGGAGCCGGGACCGTCCGGCGGGCAGCCGGTACTACTCGAACTCGCCGATCCGGTGGACAAGGGCAATTACGTCGAACTGTCCTGGCGCGGCAGCGAGCCGCTGGACTTCGTGGTGGTCATCGCGCCGGAGGGGCAGGAAGCGCACACGGAGTACGTGGGGCGGGCCAACACCTACCGGGGCCGTATCGATCCGGTGCTGCGGTACTGCTTCCTGATCCAGGGCGCCACTTCCAGCGGCTACGTGCAAAGCCAGCCGAAACCGATCCGCGAAGCCACCTGCACCAACGAGTAG
- the eccCa gene encoding type VII secretion protein EccCa, producing MATVVVRRPVRRPAPEQPSGELILDAPPEIPQPGGRQWTQVLMVIPMIAMMAAMMLLFSGSFGAGNGVLRLVVMGLFGVGMLGMVGVALLNSGGPSKREMGQERRGYLRHLGQQRLRLTRSIHKQRDAMVYLHPEPAALLSLVASYRLWERRPMDADFGVARIGTGEQRPAMTLVPPEAKPLEQLEPLSALALRRFLTTYTAIPGLPLAMAVNGFSRIYVRGDRSRSTALVRAMLTQLASLQSPDDLRIAACTSASAQADWEWLKWLPHAQHPERADAVGPLRLVAGSIVSIEAMIDDLLGERPRFDLAVDSRVAMPHVVVVLDGGSTAGSDTLMAEGGLEGVTVIDLRNAPPRALDPATIVLHVDPEGSLASQTLDGTVELGRADALDVPAAEGIARQLAPLRASAGGRGEQPLSTDLDLAELLEIGDPYTFDPGETWVQRPTRDRLRVRFGIRTDGTPVELDLKESAQDGMGPHGLLIGATGSGKSELLRTIVLALAVAHPPNSLNFALVDFKGGATFATLDKLPHTSAVITNLADELPLVDRMTDAITGELLRRQELLRAAGNFTSLRDYERARATGAPLPEVPTLLVICDEFSELLSAKPDFIDMFVQIGRVGRALGVHLLLASQRLEEGRLRGLETHLSYRIGLRTFSDLESRTVLGVGDAFKLPRAPGHGFLKTDDKSMVRFRSAYVSGTHHARETGPLDSGDDGELELLDYSTRYLAPALDPAETEQVPDEEAVGESLLDIIVERMRGRGAPAHQVWLPPLDSSPTLDSLLPNLVAGEERGFGSTHERLAGALRAVVGILDRPLDQRRDPLVLNLSGSAGHVLVIGGPQSGKSTALRSIVTSLALTHTPREAQFYCLDFGGGALGSIRGLPHVGVVAGRQNPGAVRRTIAEVRTLIAQRERVFAAREIDGMPAYRRLVREGGDTDGDPWGDVFLVIDGWATLRSEFDDLEAVVADIAARGLSYGVHVVVSAARMFDLRMNIRDLFGSKLELRIGDPVDSMVDRASAIKVPEGAPGRGVTMSKHQLLVALPRIDGVEDPAGLADGVRDLVDTVAAAWPGPPAPAVRLLPGQLPYAKLSRAHDATTHKLAVGIAEDDFGAVRLDFGADAHLVLLGDTESGKTTFLRTVARAITDSYEPRGARVIIVDHRRGLLGDITSEHLIGYGTDRESTTRLMMMVAEEMTARLPGPDITPDQLRDRSWWQGPELYILIDDYDLVVSQLDNPFLPLLDFLPQGRDIGMHVVLARRTGGASRALFEPFISRLRDVGSPGLLLSGDKEEGPLLGGLKPELLPPGRAWLVGRRHAARLVQLGWLAKDDGSDHG from the coding sequence ATGGCGACGGTCGTGGTGCGCAGGCCGGTCCGCCGGCCCGCCCCGGAACAACCCTCCGGTGAACTCATCCTCGACGCGCCGCCGGAGATTCCGCAGCCGGGCGGGCGGCAGTGGACGCAGGTGCTCATGGTGATTCCGATGATCGCCATGATGGCCGCGATGATGCTGCTGTTCTCCGGCAGTTTCGGGGCGGGCAACGGCGTCCTGCGGCTGGTCGTGATGGGCCTGTTCGGCGTCGGCATGCTGGGCATGGTCGGTGTCGCGCTGCTCAATTCCGGTGGGCCGAGCAAACGGGAAATGGGCCAGGAACGGCGTGGTTACCTCCGCCACCTCGGTCAGCAGCGGCTGCGGCTGACCCGCTCCATCCACAAGCAGCGCGACGCCATGGTCTACCTGCACCCGGAACCGGCCGCGCTGCTTTCCCTCGTCGCGAGCTACCGGCTGTGGGAGCGTCGCCCGATGGACGCCGACTTCGGGGTCGCCCGCATCGGCACCGGCGAGCAGCGGCCCGCGATGACCCTCGTCCCGCCAGAGGCCAAGCCGCTGGAACAACTGGAACCGTTGTCCGCACTCGCGTTGCGCCGGTTCCTCACCACCTACACCGCCATTCCCGGGCTGCCGCTCGCCATGGCCGTCAACGGGTTCAGCCGGATCTACGTCCGCGGCGACCGGTCCCGCTCGACCGCGCTGGTGCGCGCGATGCTCACCCAGCTCGCCTCGCTTCAGTCACCGGACGACCTGCGGATCGCGGCCTGCACCTCGGCATCCGCGCAGGCGGACTGGGAATGGCTCAAGTGGCTGCCGCACGCACAGCACCCCGAACGGGCCGACGCCGTGGGACCACTGCGGCTCGTGGCGGGCTCCATCGTGTCGATCGAGGCGATGATCGACGACCTGCTCGGCGAGCGTCCCCGGTTCGACCTCGCGGTGGACAGCAGGGTGGCCATGCCGCACGTGGTCGTGGTGCTGGACGGCGGATCGACCGCGGGCTCGGACACGCTGATGGCCGAGGGCGGACTCGAAGGCGTCACGGTCATCGACCTGCGCAACGCGCCGCCGCGCGCGCTCGACCCGGCGACCATCGTGCTGCACGTGGACCCGGAAGGCTCGCTGGCCAGCCAGACCCTGGACGGCACGGTCGAACTCGGCCGGGCGGACGCGCTGGACGTTCCCGCCGCCGAGGGCATCGCCCGGCAGCTCGCGCCGCTGCGGGCCAGCGCGGGCGGGCGCGGCGAGCAACCGTTGAGCACCGACCTCGACCTGGCCGAGCTGCTGGAGATCGGCGACCCGTACACCTTCGACCCCGGCGAGACCTGGGTGCAGCGGCCGACGCGGGACCGGCTGCGGGTCCGGTTCGGCATTCGCACCGACGGCACGCCGGTGGAGCTGGACCTCAAGGAGTCGGCGCAGGACGGGATGGGGCCGCACGGCCTGCTCATCGGCGCCACCGGTTCCGGCAAGAGCGAACTGCTGCGCACGATCGTGCTGGCGCTGGCGGTGGCCCACCCGCCGAACTCGCTGAACTTCGCGCTCGTCGACTTCAAGGGCGGCGCCACCTTCGCCACCTTGGACAAGCTGCCGCACACCAGCGCGGTGATCACCAACCTCGCCGACGAACTGCCACTCGTTGACCGGATGACCGACGCGATCACCGGCGAGTTGCTGCGCAGGCAGGAACTGCTGCGGGCGGCGGGCAATTTCACGTCGCTGCGCGACTACGAGCGCGCCCGCGCCACCGGTGCCCCGCTGCCGGAAGTGCCGACGCTGCTGGTGATCTGTGACGAGTTCAGCGAGCTTCTCTCGGCCAAGCCCGACTTCATCGACATGTTCGTGCAGATCGGCCGGGTCGGCCGTGCGCTCGGTGTGCACCTGCTGCTCGCGAGCCAGCGGCTCGAGGAAGGAAGGCTGCGGGGCCTGGAGACCCATCTGTCGTACCGCATCGGGCTGCGCACGTTTTCGGATCTGGAGAGCAGGACGGTGCTCGGCGTCGGTGACGCGTTCAAGCTTCCTCGCGCGCCGGGCCACGGATTCCTCAAGACGGACGACAAGTCCATGGTGCGGTTCCGCTCGGCCTACGTCTCCGGCACGCATCACGCGCGGGAGACGGGCCCGCTGGACTCCGGGGACGACGGCGAGCTGGAGTTGCTGGACTACTCGACGCGCTACCTGGCGCCCGCGCTCGACCCCGCGGAAACCGAGCAGGTGCCGGACGAGGAGGCGGTGGGCGAGAGCCTGCTGGACATCATCGTCGAGCGGATGCGCGGCCGGGGCGCGCCCGCCCACCAGGTGTGGCTGCCACCGCTGGACTCCTCCCCCACGCTGGACTCGTTGCTGCCGAATCTCGTCGCCGGCGAAGAGCGGGGTTTCGGCAGCACGCACGAGCGGCTGGCCGGTGCGTTGCGGGCCGTCGTCGGGATCCTGGACCGGCCGCTGGACCAGCGGCGCGACCCGCTGGTGCTGAACCTGTCCGGCTCGGCGGGACACGTGCTGGTGATCGGCGGGCCGCAGTCCGGCAAGAGCACCGCGCTGCGCTCGATCGTCACCAGCCTCGCGCTCACCCACACGCCGCGTGAGGCGCAGTTCTACTGCCTCGACTTCGGCGGCGGCGCACTGGGCTCGATCCGCGGCCTTCCGCACGTCGGCGTGGTCGCGGGCAGGCAGAACCCGGGCGCGGTGCGGCGCACCATCGCCGAGGTGCGCACGCTGATCGCCCAGCGGGAACGGGTTTTCGCCGCGCGGGAGATCGACGGCATGCCCGCTTACCGGCGGCTGGTGCGTGAAGGCGGCGATACCGACGGAGATCCGTGGGGCGACGTGTTCCTCGTCATCGACGGCTGGGCCACGCTGCGGAGCGAGTTCGACGACCTGGAGGCGGTGGTGGCCGACATCGCCGCGCGCGGCCTTTCCTACGGCGTGCACGTGGTGGTGTCCGCGGCGCGCATGTTCGACCTGCGGATGAACATCAGGGACCTGTTCGGCAGCAAGCTGGAACTGCGGATCGGCGACCCGGTGGACAGCATGGTGGACCGGGCGTCGGCGATCAAGGTGCCCGAGGGCGCGCCGGGCCGTGGCGTGACGATGAGCAAGCACCAGCTGCTGGTCGCGCTGCCCAGGATCGACGGCGTCGAGGACCCGGCCGGGCTCGCCGACGGGGTGCGCGACCTGGTGGACACCGTGGCCGCGGCCTGGCCGGGCCCGCCCGCGCCCGCCGTGCGGCTGCTGCCGGGACAGCTGCCCTACGCGAAGCTGTCCCGCGCCCACGACGCCACCACGCACAAGCTGGCCGTCGGCATCGCGGAGGACGACTTCGGCGCGGTCCGGCTGGACTTCGGCGCCGACGCGCACCTGGTGCTGCTCGGTGACACCGAATCCGGCAAGACCACGTTCCTGCGAACCGTGGCCAGGGCCATCACGGACAGCTACGAGCCGAGGGGGGCAAGGGTGATCATCGTCGACCATCGGCGCGGCCTGCTCGGCGACATCACCTCGGAGCACCTCATCGGCTACGGCACCGACCGGGAGTCGACCACCCGGCTGATGATGATGGTGGCGGAGGAGATGACGGCGCGGCTGCCCGGGCCGGACATCACCCCGGACCAGCTGCGCGACCGCAGCTGGTGGCAGGGGCCGGAGCTGTACATCCTGATCGACGACTACGACCTCGTGGTCAGCCAGCTGGACAACCCGTTCCTGCCGTTGCTGGACTTCCTGCCGCAAGGTCGCGACATCGGCATGCACGTGGTGCTCGCCCGCCGCACCGGAGGCGCGAGCAGGGCGTTGTTCGAACCGTTCATCTCGCGGCTGCGCGATGTCGGCTCACCCGGCCTTTTGCTGTCCGGGGACAAGGAAGAAGGCCCGCTCCTCGGCGGGTTGAAACCGGAACTGCTGCCGCCCGGCCGGGCGTGGCTGGTCGGCCGGCGGCACGCCGCGCGACTGGTCCAGCTCGGCTGGCTGGCGAAGGACGACGGGAGTGACCATGGATGA
- the eccB gene encoding type VII secretion protein EccB — protein sequence MASKRDLLQAHQFLAQRAISALVTREPDPEQPPFRRPGGAAVGSIVIGVLALVAFWVYGLVNPGGNTSWRDKPSVIVAQESGARYVYLGGVLHPVTNYASALLALGEHAETVSVASDSLAGVPRGPWIGIPDAPDALPAPDKLLTGGWSLCSRPVPDPSGSTVDESLLLAGTGAPGGTPLADAAVLAEVPASGETYLIANGYRHRIEQPSIVSAGLALSAEPRTRAGMPLVDILPAGAPIGPIRPAGVGSPSTAVPGIAGLRVGQLLVLQTSGGREHYLAEADRLRPISPLQYDIQRADPETGRAYDGGQPVDVPLGPAAAAAAPKAPPAPAEPGAAPAVRPRFAGGGALCATYQPAAAVPVLHVDSPVLGLATMATPRRGAHGMPMADRVHVEPGRAALVEVMPSAGAHAGTLVLVTDQGRAYPLASREVLGILGYGEAEPVRLPAGLVDRVPLGSGLDPATVLAR from the coding sequence ATGGCGTCCAAACGCGACCTGCTGCAGGCGCACCAGTTCCTGGCCCAGCGGGCGATCTCGGCGCTGGTGACGCGCGAGCCGGACCCGGAGCAACCACCGTTCCGCCGTCCCGGCGGTGCCGCGGTGGGCAGCATCGTCATCGGCGTGCTGGCCCTGGTGGCGTTCTGGGTGTACGGGCTGGTCAACCCGGGCGGGAACACGTCGTGGCGGGACAAGCCCTCGGTGATCGTGGCGCAGGAGTCCGGGGCGCGTTACGTCTACCTCGGCGGTGTGCTGCACCCGGTGACGAACTACGCCTCGGCGCTGCTCGCCCTCGGCGAGCATGCCGAGACGGTCTCGGTGGCCAGTGATTCGCTGGCGGGGGTGCCGCGCGGGCCGTGGATCGGGATTCCGGACGCGCCGGACGCGCTGCCGGCGCCCGACAAGCTGCTCACCGGCGGCTGGAGTCTCTGCTCGCGGCCGGTACCCGACCCCAGCGGGTCCACTGTGGACGAATCGCTGCTGCTGGCGGGCACCGGCGCCCCCGGCGGCACGCCGCTGGCCGACGCGGCGGTACTCGCCGAAGTGCCTGCCAGCGGGGAGACCTACCTGATCGCCAATGGCTACCGGCACCGCATCGAGCAGCCGAGCATCGTGTCGGCGGGGCTCGCGTTGAGCGCCGAGCCGCGGACACGGGCCGGGATGCCGCTGGTGGACATCCTGCCCGCGGGCGCGCCGATCGGGCCCATCCGCCCGGCAGGCGTCGGTTCGCCGTCCACGGCCGTGCCGGGCATCGCCGGCCTGCGCGTGGGCCAGCTGCTCGTCCTGCAGACCTCCGGCGGGCGGGAGCACTACCTCGCCGAGGCGGACCGGCTCCGGCCGATTTCCCCGCTGCAGTACGACATCCAGCGCGCCGATCCGGAAACCGGTCGAGCCTACGACGGCGGCCAGCCGGTGGATGTCCCGCTCGGTCCGGCCGCGGCCGCCGCGGCTCCCAAGGCACCCCCCGCCCCGGCCGAACCGGGTGCGGCGCCCGCGGTGCGCCCCCGGTTCGCCGGTGGGGGCGCGCTCTGCGCCACCTACCAGCCCGCCGCGGCGGTTCCGGTGCTGCACGTCGATTCCCCGGTGCTCGGCCTCGCGACCATGGCCACACCGCGCCGGGGTGCGCACGGGATGCCGATGGCCGACCGCGTCCACGTCGAGCCGGGCCGGGCGGCGCTGGTCGAGGTGATGCCGAGCGCGGGGGCGCACGCGGGCACCCTCGTACTGGTCACCGACCAGGGCCGGGCGTATCCGCTGGCGAGCCGCGAAGTGCTGGGCATTCTCGGCTACGGCGAAGCGGAACCCGTCCGGCTGCCCGCCGGGCTCGTCGACCGGGTGCCGCTGGGCAGCGGCCTCGACCCGGCCACCGTGCTGGCACGCTGA
- a CDS encoding YbaB/EbfC family nucleoid-associated protein: MVQPTIDPAARKADYERLRDDLLEIRDKIADIEASADSPDGLVSATVVGRGELSELYLDPRIYRTHDSKALAGSIVDTIKDAVARSQEQLFEITRQYLPPAAKLEDTDVHTGPFLHQLDRKIKGEF, from the coding sequence ATGGTACAGCCGACGATCGACCCGGCCGCGCGGAAAGCGGACTACGAACGGCTGCGCGACGACCTGCTCGAGATCAGGGACAAGATCGCCGACATCGAGGCGTCCGCCGACTCGCCCGACGGCCTCGTCAGCGCCACGGTGGTCGGGCGCGGCGAGCTGAGCGAGCTGTACCTCGACCCCAGGATCTACCGGACGCACGACTCGAAGGCGCTCGCCGGATCCATTGTGGACACCATCAAGGACGCCGTCGCGCGGTCGCAGGAGCAGTTGTTCGAGATCACCCGCCAGTACCTGCCGCCGGCCGCGAAGCTCGAGGACACCGACGTGCACACCGGCCCCTTCCTGCACCAGCTCGACCGGAAGATCAAGGGGGAGTTCTGA